The DNA sequence TGCCAACGTGAGGGTCGTGAGTTCGAACCTCATCACCCGCTATATAGTTTAAATTTAAGGAGCAATTTAAATGGACCAAGCAACGACAGAGCCTAGGCAGTTGGTAAATGAGCATGTGCGCTTTACTATTCACAATAAGCCTTCTTGTATTGTTGAATTTGATGTTGAAGCTTTAAAACCATTGATACAAACAGCTCATAAAAAAGCAGTTAAGAAAATAGGGAAAAGCGCTACTCTTCCTCGCTTTCGAAAAGGAAAAGCTCCTGATAACCTCATTGAAAAAAACTTCCCCGATGAAATCAAAAAACAATGGGACCAAGAAATTGCTAATGCCGCTTTTCAAGAATGCCAGAAGCTCGCTAATATTTCTATACTACACAAAGAAGCCAAAGTCTCTTACAGCATTAAAAGTCACTCCTCTCATGGAGCTCTTTTAACGCTCTCTTTTGAAACCGAACCAACTCTTCCTTTTATAGACCCTAAGGAAATCCAGTTAAAAAGTGTGAAAAAACCGGAAGTAACCCCTGAAAAAATTGCTGAAACTATTCGTCAAACACAATTCTTCTTTGCCAAATGGGAAAAAATAACCGATCGCCCTGTTCAGGAAAATGATTTTGTAACTTTAGATGTAGATTTGGTTGAAGAAGGAACCCCCTTATTTTCCAATACGCGTTTCGAAGTAAATGCAAAGGGTATGGCTGAATGGATGCTACTCCTTGTCCTTGGTAAAAACATTTCTGATATAGCCGAGGGGGTAAGTGTTCCTGATCAAAATGCATCTCAAGAGGAAAAAGAAAAGCTAAAACCAAAAAAAGCGCGGATTACGATTAAATCTATCGATTTAGCAACATTGCCACCTATTGATGAAAAGTTTGCTAAATTACTTGGGGTCTCTTCTGTTGAAGAATTACATCAAAGAGTAGAAGAATTATTAAATAAGCAAGCTGATGCACATGTTCAAGAAGCTCTACGCGAGCAAGTAACAGAGATTTTATTGAAACAATTTTCTTTTGATTTACCTGCGACGCTGATTCAAAAAGAAGTCGAGTTTAGAATTCAGCAACTAGCTCAAAATGCTGATTTTAAAAGCTATTGGGATAATTTGAAAACAGAAGAGCGTAAAAAAATATTTGAAACGATCCAACAACAATCGGAAAAAGCTGTTCGAATGTTCTATTTATGCCGTAAAATTATAGACGAAGCAAATATTCGCATTGCTGCAGAAGATGTCCCTTCTTCTGCCTCTATCCCACTTGAGATTTTACTTAATCCCCAAAATCCTAATCACTCTAATCATCCTGAAATTGAACATGCAGAAGCATATTCTCGCTTGATCTTAGAAAAGGCAGAAGACTGGATTATTAAATATGCAAAGTTTTAAGTTAAGCTAGTTCAACTTGCAGATTATCTTTTCATTCAGCAATACTAGAGAATTCACATTAACCGCTTTTGAGGTCTATCGTATGAATGTTCCATATGTGATTGAAGATACAGGTCGTGGCGAGCGTGCCATGGATATTTTTTCTCGCCTATTAAAAGACAGAATTGTTTTTATAGGCACAGAGATTACAGATCAAGTAGCTGATGTAATCATTGCCCAAATGCTTTTTTTACGTGCTGAGGACCCTAAAAAATCTATAAGTATCTATATAAATTCTCCCGGAGGCTATATTTCTGCTGGATTAGCAATTTATGATACCATGATGTTTATGGATTATGAAATTAATACTTACTGTATAGGACAATCTTGCTCTATGGCAGCCCTTCTTTTAGCTGCTGGCACTAAAGGCAAACGATTTGCATTACCTCATAGTCGAATTATGATTCACCAGCCTATGGGTGGGATTGGTGGTTCTTCCGCTGATATTGCTATTCAAGCTAAAGAAATTATTGAACTTAAAAGCATTTGCTCTAAAATTTTAGCGCAACTTACAGATCAAGAGGTTGCTAAAATTGTTGAAGATTCTGAACGAGATTTTTTCATGAATCCAGAAGAAGCCAAAAAATATGGTCTTATTGACAAAATAGCTACACAGCCACAAAAAATGCCAGCGACAAAACAAGAATAAAACCGAGATTTTTAAGAGTTATGACAAAAAAAGAAAAAAATGGCGCCCACTGTTCTTTTTGCGGCCGCCCAGAAGAAGCTGTGGAGAAACTGATATCTGGCCCTGAATCCTACATTTGTGATAAATGCGTACGCCTATGTATTGAAATTGTCGATAAAAAGCCAGTTCATCATGAGCTAAAGATACTAAAACCAAAAGAGATTAAAGCTTCTTTGGATGCTTACGTCATTGGTCAAGAAAAAGCCAAAAAGACTATTTCGGTTGCTGTTTATAATCATTATAAAAGAATTCGCTCTCTGCAAAAAGAGAGTGAAATCGAATATAGTAAATCCAATGTTTTATTATTAGGACCTACGGGATCTGGAAAAACTCTCATTGCACGTACTTTAGCTAATATCCTAGATGTACCTTTTGCGATTGCAGATGCTACTACTTTAACTGAAGCTGGTTATGTAGGTGAGGATGTAGAGAATATCATTTTACGTCTTGTACAAGCAGCCGATTATGATATCGCACGTGCTGAACAGGGTATCATTTATGTAGATGAAATCGATAAGGTTCGCAAAACAACAGGTAATGTTTCTATTACACGTGATGTATCTGGAGAAGGAGTACAACAAGCTCTTTTAAAAATCGTAGAGGGCACCATTGCCAATGTCCCTCCTAAAGGAGGAAGGAAACATCCTAATCAAGAGTATCTTCGTGTAAATACACAAAACATTTTGTTTATTGTAGGAGGTGCTTTTGTGCATCTTGAAAAGATTATTGCTAAAAGACTTGGTAAGAGTACGATTGGCTTCGATGTAGGAGAAGCACGTGTATTTGATACTAATGAAATCAATTATCTGCTTTCCAAAGTAGAACCTGAAGACCTCATTCAATTTGGTATGATTCCAGAATTTGTAGGCCGCTTCAATAGTACTGCTAATTGTAATGAGCTAACTATTCAAGACCTTGTTGATATTCTGATTAAACCGAAAAATGCTATTATCAAGCAATATCAACATCTGTTTGCAGAAGAAAATGTCTCTTTAAAATTTACAGATGATGGTCTAAGAGCTATGGCTGAAAAAGCAAAGAAAACAGGGACAGGAGCTCGTGCTTTAAGAATGATTGTAGAAAGTCTTTTATTAGAATTAATGTTTGATATTCCATCAGATCCAACCATTAAAGAAATCATCGTTGATGAAGAATGTATTACTTCTCAAAAAAATCCTAAAGTGATTCGCTTGCAAACTAGTTAAAATAAGGCAGGTTGACCTGCCTTTATTTTTACCTTGTCTGATGTTGTACCATTACAGAAAGCTCTTCTTTACCCGCTCTAGCGCTTTCTTGCCCAGAGGCACTAAAGGAACTAATAAACTGCATTTGGGCTTGTAGTTCAACTACTTTTTGTTGCGACATCCCCTGTCCTAATTGTTGTGCTGCATTGATGTCTTGCACCCATATACTTAAATAATCAACTATGCCTTTATCATCGGTATCGTGATTCTTTTCATAGAATTGCTTGGCCAGCCAAACAACGTCTCCTTGTAGCGTTCCTCTTTGATCTTTCTGAAAAGAGGTGTCGTCTTGCCACTTTTTAATATCGTCTGAAAATTTAGAATCTCCTATTTTAGTGTCAAAATCATCTATAACCCCCTCTATAGCCGTTACAATGGGCTTAAAATCGGGTTGAGTCATAGATGCCTCTTTCAACTTTTTACAATCTTCTACGAGCTTATTGTAAGAGTTCTGTATTTCGGTGAGATGTTTCCCATCAAATTTATTCCAATCCTCTTGGATCACTTCTTTTTTAGCTCCTAATTGATTTTGTATCTTGCTAAGAGAAGTACTCAAAGAAAGCAAATCACTCATAACAGAGCTGAGCTTATCTGTTTCATGAGTAATGAGCAAAATTCTTGTAGAAACATTATCCATAGCTTTAACATAAATGACCAAAACAATAATGGTCAGAGAAACCCCATCTGCTTTCATCCGATCCACAAGATCTTCCCATTCAGACCTGCTAATGTTTGTATCTTTAGATACTTGTCTATTACTAGAATGTGCAATAGTCGAAGGAACCCCACTGATAATATGAGTCATGAATTTTTTTTCTTTTGGCTTATAATAGAAAAAAAGCCTTTGAAATCTAAAGGCTTTTGCATAAGAAGCTTCTTTTAAGCTCTATGAAATAATTTTACCATTTCACTAACGGTATTTTCCACGGCTGATACATCATTTACCAGGGTTCGGTACATACTGAGCTTTTGATTAGCTTGACTAGTAACCACTTTATCTCCAGAGTTAAGAAAATCTAAGCAACTAAGAATCTTAGGATCATTTTTTAACGCTTGCTGATCTTTATTTATTGACTCTTTGTCAGTATTTAAACGACCCTGGTTAAGCTTCAGATCTATCCATACCACACCTTTGCCTATTTCTAAGCCCCCTAATGCTATATCTAGCCCTAAGATTTCAAAATAAGCTCCAATGCGTCCAAAGAAAGAACCATGTTTTAAAATATCTTCCGCAGCAGCTAGTTTTTTCACTAAAGCTGCAATTTTGCTGTCTAAATCAGCCATTGCCTTGGTGTCTTCTTTTATACCCTCTCTGGTTGATTTCAAATCATCTTCATCTTCTTTTAGCTTGTTCACAAGATCTGGATCTGGTTTATAGCTATTGACTGATTCTTGCTCGCCTTTTACATAGTCATTTACATCTGCACCTAAATCTTGAGTAGCTAAATGGCTTAAGAAACTCTTCACCGCATTTAATCCACTCAAACGATCAGCTGCTGAATTTTCAATATCTTGCAAGGTTTCAATAATCGCCTTTTTTACCATCTCTTGTTCTATATCTGTATGTGATGCCTTTTCAGCATTACCACTTACTTTACTTTCCATCTCAGCTACTAGAGCTAAGACATTTCCTTTTATTGCTTCTATCATAATATTACCTTATTTTATTATACTTATTAAATTTAATTAAAAAATCAAAAATTTTAAAATTAACTTAATTTATCAAATATCATATTTTACAAATAACAGACAATTAAAAATCCTGTGATATTTAATACATTTCTGCAAGTTCTTGCAAATACTGCCAAACTTCTTCTTCTATTCGACTTTTGTGCATTTTAGTAAGTGGCACTTTAAATTGATGTCCTATACATTTTAAATTTTTTCTTAAGTCGTCAAATTTATAGAGAGCTATATAATTTTCCTGGTCCTTTCCCTTATGCAGATCGCAAAATAGCCTACGATGATAAAGACCTCTCATTTGATCTTTAAAATCCATCTGGTCCAGACTCTGACATCTTTCTCCAAAAGCCTGGATATGCTGCAGGGCAAATCTTAATTCCTTTGCACGGCAATGAAACCCAGAAATCCTACCTTCTCCAAAATCTACCTCAATATAGCCTTCTTCTTTATCCTGGTCCCAATTACATTCCAGGATGTCAAAGTATGCTAAATGAGATTGCACTTGTATTTCTAAACTCATTTGCCGCTCCTTTTAAGCCCTAGAAGAAGCCACGTTTATTGCATACATATCAATGTTTAAGAGTTTATCAACTGTTTGATTGATACTACTTCGAGTTGTCTCTTGTGTTTGATAGTTATGCTCTAATGATCCATTAGCAGCATCATTGCTAGTTTTTTGCGCCTGAGTACCGCCATCTATCATATGCAATAGACCACCTAATCCTGATAGAGCTTGACCTATTCCATAGTGTTTCTGATGATTATGATTGAGGTCTTCTCGGTCAGTAGTATATTTATCTTTTAATACATTTTTTTGAGCATGTAGAGCATCTACATCTACTCGCTCTTGACTAACTGGCGGTGGGACATCATCAACTCGTTGAACTTGTATGACAATTCCATCTTCCTCCACTTCGTTCATCACAGGTACAGGTTCAATAGATGAGCTAGCACTATTTATCTGACTATCCAAACTAGCATAATCTTCTTCAAAAGCAGTTTTCAAAGCTCCCATTTCATTAGCTGTGTTAAAGGCAGCTTTTACTTGGTAGCCTCCTCCTCCTACCTGAAATGCACCTACACCAGATTGGATTAGGCCACTGATTTGCATGCTACTTGCTGCATCAAATCCAAATTTAAGCTGTGACACTGAGGTCTTAGCCTGGGCTAAAGAGATAACTTCTCTAAGCTTATTCAAAGTATCTGATATTTGAACCATAAAAGCAGATACCACTTTCTGCATAAGTTGAGGATATTTCACCCAATCTATGTTGTTTAATCCTTGATCAAATTGACTATTTATTGTGTTGCTCATATTATCTACCTATTATTTTTTGACTTGCTATTTGACCTTCATTAGAGATCATTTGGGCGATATCGCCTCCTACTTTAATCTGCGTTTCACTTTCGTGTTTGAGCGAATCAAAGTTGGTTTTAATATTATGATTGATTGAATCCACACCGCTCTTATTGATAGCTATTTGGCTATCTAAGCCTGCTTTATAACTTTGTGTTCCTGCTGTTGCAGATCCTAATGTTACCTGTGCGCCTGCAGAAGAGAAAGAAACCGCTGTTGTTAAACCTTCGCTTAATCCAGCTGTGACAACGCCAGCGCCCAAAGTAAGTGGGGTTAATATGATGGTTAGAATTTGGATCCAATCCATAGCTCTTATCACTTTAAGCATCTTGTCCCCTTGCGCTACTCCATCATGCGCAAAATCAGACTCTACATGAGAGAAAGACTGATTAGCTTGCATTTGGCTAATCTGTGCGCTTATTTGCTCACTCATTAATTGAGAGAGCATATTGGCTTTTGCTATAGTACCTATTGTCATGTTAGCCTCCCTTTACCTTGCTACCTGGAAGCGAGACATTTGTCCCCATTCCGAGATAATCTGTGAAGCCTGCTGACCTTGCTGTGTATTGCTACTTGAAGTGTTTACAATGTTTAACTGCGTACCGGTTTGAATGTTTTGGTTAGCTTTTTGTGCAAGCAGGTTCCAAAAGCTATTCAAAATACTGATCTTAGCAAGTTTTGCTTGATCAGGACCTTCTTGAGTAACAGGCCCTAAACCAGCCCCTTCTGGGTTAGTCATAGCTGGAACGGCAAACCCTAAAGAGACTCCTGTTCCGGCAAAAGCACCTGCTCCAGCTACAGCAGTACCACTAGCTGCTGCTACTGCTCCACCAGCCGCAAATGCTCCTTCTGTAGCTAGTAACCCAGCTCCTGCTGCAGTACCAATTCCTGTAAAGAGTAAGGCAAACCCAATGATAGCAAGAAGAGAAAAACCGATGATTGCTCCGATATTTGCATGACGCCCTTGTGTAGACTCATTAGCAATTTTTTTCTGCTCTTTAGCAGAATCTTCTAATAAGAGATTCTGTACGTGTTGTTGATCCATCCAACCTGCTTCTAATTTGTCATTTTGATCCATCTGATTTTGAGCAAATGCGATATAAAGCATTAAGATATTTGTCACTCGTGGATCAAAGCCGGATTTTTTAATAGCTGTTTTTACTTCGGTTAAAATGGCTTTTACTTTCTCTTTTAGAAGAGACTCTTCTCCTTTTTCTACATAATTTAACCTAATAGCATCTGTAGGGAGCATGCCTTTATGCTTTTTATTCCTTAATTCTGAAGCTGAAGAGTCTTTAGATTTTAAGTCGCTAGAAGGCAGGATTCCATCTATTCTAACACTGTTTGTTTGTATTTTTTCTATCATATTATTTCTCCTTATTATGTTTTTTATACGACTAATTGAGCCATTTTATTTTTTAATTCATTCATTGCTTTAATCATCTCTTGAGCAGAGTTATTATATCCGTTCAATGTTTGCATATATGCTTGCACTTGGATCGATTGCTGTTGAGACTGCCCTGTTACCATATGTTGTGCGGAACTCCCATCCATCCAAAAATTAGCTAAGTCGCTTTGTTTACCTGTTCCACCACTATGATTTGATTGATAGTACTGCTGTGCTAAGTAGGCTAATATTCGATTCAAGCGTGTAGGGTCTTGCCCCTGAGCATTAGGATGAAATCCTGCGTCATTACCATGGTAGCCTGTGTCATTTACCCACTGCTCAATAGCTTCAGAAAAAGACCCTCCTCCTATTTTTGTATCAAAATCTGCTTTAAACTGTTCTACTGTTGTTAAAAGAGCCTTTAAACTAGGGTCTTTCTCTCCTTTTTTCTCTACTTCTGCTAAATCTTTAATAAATTGTTTATAGTCATCTGCAATCTTCTGGATCAATTCTTCCATTTTATTCGCTTTCCAAGCTTCCTTACTAGAGCTTGGTACATTACCCAATCCAGCTTCTAGCTTGCTCAAGTCTTTGTTTAGCTTAATCAAGTCGTCCTGCAGTTTACTAAGCTCATTTGATTCTTCTACAATATCGGCAATACTCTGAGAGGTACGGTCCATTGCTCCTGTTTTTTTCTTATTGGACATCACTAAAAGTACAAGAATTTCTAGAGTAACGCCTTCTTTTTTGAGTTTTTCAATCCAACCGCTAAAAGAAGGATCGTCTCCTAGTCTAAAAACTGGTGGTATGGGTTCTTGTCTTATAATTTCCATAAAATCCTCTCTTAAGATGAAATCCAACTCGCTCTAGGAGCGCGTCGTTTTTTGATTTTTTTCTTCTTTCCTACCATTTCTACAATCTCATCGGAATGCTTTTTAAACTCTTTGCTAAAGCTTACGATTTTTTCTTGGTTAGGGGTATTTCTCTTTGTTGCATATTCTACAAGCTGCTCAATCTCCTCTGGACTTAGGCCTAAGTTCTCTTTAACCTTTTCAAAGTAATCCTTTAAAAGACCTCGGACTTGGTTTAATTTTTCAATAGCTTGGATCTGTTCTTCTTTAGAGCCCTTAATAATCGCATTTTTCCAATTGAGCATTAAATCGTTAATCAATTCTAAAATCTCGCTTAAATGGGTTTCTTTATATTCGGCATTAGACTCTAAGAATTGTTTTGCTTGTTCTAGATGTGTTGTCATGGCTTCCTATTTTGTTACTGTTTATTATTTCTTCTATTTATCTATTATAATTATCTCACAAACTAATTAAGATAATATTAATTATAAATTATAAAAATGTTATATAACTGTATTTAAAAGACTTAAAATAATTCTAAATCTAAGTATACCTTTTTTTCGTAAAACTAAATAATTGATAGTAAATTACTTATATTTACTAGGAGAGCACTGAAATAAAAGCTATTCAGCTTAATTAAGATCTTGATTTAAAACAACTTGCACAATCAATCTAAAATTTTTATATATTAATAATCCAAACCAGATCTATAAAATGTAATGTCCTTTTCTTTATGTAGATTCAGAAAGATATTTATATAAAAAAAATAATTAATTTAGTTATTAATAAAATATATATTTAGATTAATTAAACTATTGTTTATTTTAATTAAACTATTGTTTATTTTAATTAAATTACTTATAATATTAAGTAAATTAATATTAAAGGTAATTTTATATGACAATAAATAGCAGTAATAATGATTCATCTCAATCAAAGCACTTACTTATACTTACAACTATTTTAGAAGAATGGCAAAAAGAAGCGCCTTCAGAAGAGAATAGAAAAGAAGCTGCAAATAGAATTCTTGACTTTTTTCATTGCAAAGGAAAGCCTCTCTTAAATTTATCCTACTTAAACTTAAGTTCTTTACCTAATGTTTTCGGTCATCTCTCTGAATTAGAAGAACTAAATCTTAACGGTAACAGGCTCACAACCTTGCTTGATGCGGCTATCGACCTAACCGCATTAAAGTTGAAGATCATACATATTAATAATAAAACCCTTACTACATTATCTGATTTACTCACTTACAGATCTATTTTAGCTCAAAAACAGCAATTGGACCACATCTTAAACCAGTGGACAAAAAAAGCTTCTTTTGGAGAAGATCAAGCAGAGGCTAAAAAGAGAATTCTTGATTTTTTTAATAACAGCACAAAGCAAGACTTAAACCTATCTAGCTTAAACTTAAGCTCTTTACCTGATATTTTTAACATTTCTTGCTTTTGCCACAGATTAAAGGAGTTAGATCTCAGTGAGAATCAGCTTACAACCTTACCCGATACGTTCAGAAATCTGTCTCGATTAACACGGCTAAGCCTTAGTACTAATCAGCTTACAACCTTACCTAAAACACTTGGTAATTTATCTCAATTAACAATGTTAGATCTTGGTACTAATCAACTTACAACCTTACCCAATACACTTGGTAATTTATCTCGGCTAACATGGTTAGATCTTACCGCTAATCAGCTTATAACCTTACCTGATACACTAGGCAATCTAGCTCAGCTAGATCAGTTAGATCTTGGTACTAATCAACTTACAACCTTACCCAATACACTTGGTAATCTATCTCAACTAACAGAATTAGATCTTAATACCAATCAGCTTACAACCTTACCTGATACACTTGGTAATCTATCCCAACTAACGTGGTTAAATCTTAGTACTAATCAACTTATAGCCTTACCCGATACATTTGGTAATTTATCTCGGCTAAAAACATTAGAGCTTAGCAATAACTATTCTTTAACTAAAATTCCTCTGAAAATACTAGAACTTCCCGAATCTAGTGTTATTGCTTTGAGAGGGAAC is a window from the Candidatus Rhabdochlamydia porcellionis genome containing:
- a CDS encoding trigger factor, which codes for MDQATTEPRQLVNEHVRFTIHNKPSCIVEFDVEALKPLIQTAHKKAVKKIGKSATLPRFRKGKAPDNLIEKNFPDEIKKQWDQEIANAAFQECQKLANISILHKEAKVSYSIKSHSSHGALLTLSFETEPTLPFIDPKEIQLKSVKKPEVTPEKIAETIRQTQFFFAKWEKITDRPVQENDFVTLDVDLVEEGTPLFSNTRFEVNAKGMAEWMLLLVLGKNISDIAEGVSVPDQNASQEEKEKLKPKKARITIKSIDLATLPPIDEKFAKLLGVSSVEELHQRVEELLNKQADAHVQEALREQVTEILLKQFSFDLPATLIQKEVEFRIQQLAQNADFKSYWDNLKTEERKKIFETIQQQSEKAVRMFYLCRKIIDEANIRIAAEDVPSSASIPLEILLNPQNPNHSNHPEIEHAEAYSRLILEKAEDWIIKYAKF
- a CDS encoding ATP-dependent Clp protease proteolytic subunit; this encodes MNVPYVIEDTGRGERAMDIFSRLLKDRIVFIGTEITDQVADVIIAQMLFLRAEDPKKSISIYINSPGGYISAGLAIYDTMMFMDYEINTYCIGQSCSMAALLLAAGTKGKRFALPHSRIMIHQPMGGIGGSSADIAIQAKEIIELKSICSKILAQLTDQEVAKIVEDSERDFFMNPEEAKKYGLIDKIATQPQKMPATKQE
- the clpX gene encoding ATP-dependent Clp protease ATP-binding subunit ClpX, encoding MTKKEKNGAHCSFCGRPEEAVEKLISGPESYICDKCVRLCIEIVDKKPVHHELKILKPKEIKASLDAYVIGQEKAKKTISVAVYNHYKRIRSLQKESEIEYSKSNVLLLGPTGSGKTLIARTLANILDVPFAIADATTLTEAGYVGEDVENIILRLVQAADYDIARAEQGIIYVDEIDKVRKTTGNVSITRDVSGEGVQQALLKIVEGTIANVPPKGGRKHPNQEYLRVNTQNILFIVGGAFVHLEKIIAKRLGKSTIGFDVGEARVFDTNEINYLLSKVEPEDLIQFGMIPEFVGRFNSTANCNELTIQDLVDILIKPKNAIIKQYQHLFAEENVSLKFTDDGLRAMAEKAKKTGTGARALRMIVESLLLELMFDIPSDPTIKEIIVDEECITSQKNPKVIRLQTS
- a CDS encoding NEL-type E3 ubiquitin ligase domain-containing protein: MTINSSNNDSSQSKHLLILTTILEEWQKEAPSEENRKEAANRILDFFHCKGKPLLNLSYLNLSSLPNVFGHLSELEELNLNGNRLTTLLDAAIDLTALKLKIIHINNKTLTTLSDLLTYRSILAQKQQLDHILNQWTKKASFGEDQAEAKKRILDFFNNSTKQDLNLSSLNLSSLPDIFNISCFCHRLKELDLSENQLTTLPDTFRNLSRLTRLSLSTNQLTTLPKTLGNLSQLTMLDLGTNQLTTLPNTLGNLSRLTWLDLTANQLITLPDTLGNLAQLDQLDLGTNQLTTLPNTLGNLSQLTELDLNTNQLTTLPDTLGNLSQLTWLNLSTNQLIALPDTFGNLSRLKTLELSNNYSLTKIPLKILELPESSVIALRGNHNIDPVILEQLLTAIASFRYKGPKVILHDTMKEFVAMMYQLIKKPPREFSKLEESEDLYLWLKRLFDIADFKKGGELQKELITQVINYLTEANDNQEFRATFDTIIHDAVRTCGDRMALSIINLGVAHQLATVSFTNMHALADLLKGLWAINMLEAIAENKISVLRSEAEDPDQEVDEVEIYLGYLIKLKEDLNLPVNMQNMLFFDCSQLTPDDLEKAKAFVLSQQSHQKAYFEFLNLHDKWIAALSTHYKEEYQAIVDARENSANLENPDYIAIGENFNKQLEALTEKALSRKRALLSDSSLNESKRVHLSTLDVEDVVNS